Below is a window of Paramisgurnus dabryanus chromosome 20, PD_genome_1.1, whole genome shotgun sequence DNA.
ggttcgggtaggaatttttggacccgtgtagacctctacTGTGTAGTAAATGATGCAAAGACAGTCTTGAAACGGCTCAAATAGAAAAGTACATAAATTATTTTGGTCACACTTTTTAAGTCCAATTCTCACTAGTATTAACtaactattaactacttttgcATCCATATCCTACCAATTACTGCTTGTTAATACTTAGTAAAGTAGTTGTTATTTTTAAGTATTGGAAAGAATTGGGTAGGATTAAGGATGTAGAATAAAgttttgcagaatcaggcattaatatgtgctttttaagtactaataaacagccaatatctCAGTAATATTAATGCCAATATAACCAACCAGTTTATAGTGAGAATTGTAAACTACACTAGAGTGTACCCTTATTCTTACTAACTCACCAAGTATTTAAAGTGAGAAGGATACataaaagcatgcattttaacGTTAAACTTTAAATTGTGATCCATTGTcttatatatatttgttatacagtccatacacagtatttagttcaattacatcagaagtaactgtaattaaattactgaaaaataaGAGTTATTCCTTACTTtacttaaagtcgcaatgaaattgaaatgaaaaactatatatgtatttttaatagtgtggtattattaacaaatgacttatctgtgagcttcattatttttttaaaattcgtgtgtgctcataatctttaatcaaaaatgcaaatctcctcccctcctcaaaacgatctctcttcacttccggtcaaaagtatggcaggtgggcggggtccgagagaagatcgcagtgattagcaattagcaacacgacccaacttcaaacgatccaatcagatctcgatggacaaattcaaatccagccctgccttatttcatctcaaaagccgtttcattcggatatacgtcaccacggggaaaataaggcaatcgctacttccgtttcatggcgactttaaacaaggaaaaaatattaaattatagacctttctcacagtaaccggaaatacgtaatcgtcgtgtaagcggagttcctgtcaagcgtcaacacactagaaaaacataaacccgggcaagtttaaaatggatcaaagagtctacaaaacttcgttaacggatttgccaaatattacatttgctgatgtgacacgactaatggaggaaaactttttccatgaagaATTTGACCATAAATTTCTTGGTAAGTAGAGAGCGAGTCtaactgttactgaactgttaactaaaacgacacattataagtctcgccgaatagcctgaatccacttctgtctaacttcaccatcaacagggaattgatggaacagatacggctttttacattgccttgactgcggaggaagtaaatttccgcgacgattgcgtatttccggtcataaatacggaagttgtgagaaaggtctattacagtaactaattagGCTACTTATCAAGACTTATCATGTAAAGCTAACATGTTCATGACTGATCAAATCTATAGGCCTATATAAATGGCTTAATcctttagtaaaaaaaaattctgtttcATTAGAAAGTatcaaaaagaaaacaaactgCTTTCACCACAATTCGTGAGGACAAATCCGTGACCTCAAAACAATTTGTATGCATCTTTGTGATCAAGGACGTCTACGCCTCTATGCAAATATTTCCAAAAGGTCGTGGTTGTTGTGATGACAATGCTAAAAATGAAAGTTTTCGCTGACTAATTGTGTAGTTAGGCAAGTTAGACATCCCGAGGAAATCAGACTTACCAGGCAAAGAGAACCGCGGGCATCAAGACCAAAcatgttgtttgtttgtatatACATAAACAAAGGGACATGTTATCCCGCTCTCTATACACAAAGAAAGAATTGGCTTCAGCACCGAAACGAGGGATAATTCAGTGCGATATTAATCATATATATTTCTCAGACGTGAGATTCGTTAAGAAAACCTAATCTGGCAGAAGCCAGGTTTGCAGTGGTTGAGGAGCAAAAGTGTTTTGACATATAAAATGACTGCAGACAGTGCGTGATGCTCTCCGCGCTCTGCATTCAGCCCACGTTTCCGGAAGATTCGAAGCGCGCTCCTGTGGCTCTGCCTGACCCACCGCCAGCCCTCCTCAGATCACATTCAAAGTGATTGTGCTGTTCAATATTTCATTGACATCAGCCTCAAAGATTGTTGCTACAGTGACACCAGAGATAATTATTTTTACCACAGTCTTTTTTCAGATGTTTTTACCCCCTCCGCTCTCTGGCTCCAGCCATTCCTGTGGAGAATTGTTCTGCATAAATCAGCTGGTGGAATATTGAATCAGCCTCACCACAGggaatgtgtttttgtgtgtggtaCGTGTGACGGATTATTACAAAGAGTCGAGGTACAAAACCAAGCATACAGGGCCACCATGTGGCAGCTCTGGCGGTTACATTTCTGCACACGTTTCTGTTTTGTATTGGGTTTGGTGGTGTAATATCTTTCCTTTGAATCTAAAAGCACAGATGGAGCGTTTTGAAATCAATCCAGGTTCAGGTGTAACACAAATCTCTGCCTCTCTGAAAAATCGCACAGCCTTGAAAGCAGCCGTAATAAGTGTCACAATATGTAATTGCTGCATATTGCCTCAGGAATGGACATCTGCCAGGCAAATAAATGTTATAATGCAATGCAAACCTCAGAGATCCTTAGGGGAAACACTATTGTTATCCGTTGTGATTATGTGCATATTTAATAGCTGTTTACAGGCATGCTAATGAAATGCTCTTCGGAGAATGTCGAACAGGTCTTGCACGCACATTGCATAATATCCATAAAGCTGAATAAACGCGCATTCCAGTCTCTGATCAACAGTTTCATTAGGGGTATTTCAATTTAGTTTAAATGCCAATGAAACCTTGCAAGTGCATTTTTTAATTGTCAAgcaaatttctttgttttcatTTCTACCATTTGatctacatttttaaattaagtgttacGTAATGCAAAATTACATTACTAACAAGTTTCTGAGAACAGTGCATGCTTAGCGTTTGCTTTGCAATgcacctgtgtgtgtgtatgtcaataAAATATTCCTCAGAGAAACGCAGTGCCCTtgggaaaaaaacacaaagcgGCCTCAGATTTCCCCCTTCTGTTTGTAGCGTTTTATGATCACAAATCACTGGTTAATACTCTACACACAGAAGCCCATGGTACTgtgttgtggctagaagggttACAGTTACGGATCTCGCCGGCAGTTATcatcctaaccctaaacccaacagcAATATCACGTTTAGCTAGAACCAGTGTTTTCATCCTCATCCTACAACCAAAACccaacatctcgcgagatttggcAGTATCtatatcccatctagccagaaccgggTTACTGTGATACATAGGAGCCTAAAGACATCGTTTGCACCAGACAGGTTTTTGAGTTAGACCTTGAACAGATCAGTTGCATATTTGCCAATTAATTTCATTGGCACAAAAAAGTCTGTTTATGCATGCACGAGCATCAAACTGCAAGATGTGCAGCATGAGTACTATAcacttaaataaaaacactcatTCTATTGCATATTTATGATGCGTGaacaataaatatttggttaattCTTGAACTAAACTGATAGGAGAATGTGTGGCACAATTCAGgttgtttatttacatttagcagaAGCTCTTATCCAAAGCATTTATAGCGTGCTAAAACTACATTTACCATAATTAAGTCCAAACCAACATGTTAAAGTTAATTTTCTTTCCCTGTGCACATAAAGTTAAAGCTACAAGagaaaaactatttaaattTGTTATGTAAATAATACTCTGCAATGCTTCAATGTCCTGCTATTTTTAGTCTTTATATTGCAGCTACAACATGTAAAGTATATTATATTTAGCATTTGTATAAATCACAGGGGTGCTCTTTTCTGACATTTTAGTTAAACCATAAAAATAAGTTGTTTATTAAAAGAGACAGTAATttgttttttctaaagaatTTATTTGTTGACAATGTACAAGAACATTTTCAGGATGATGGTCTTCCCTGAAGGTCTTActgtaaaagaaaagaaaacatacATTGTGAGAACTGCATTTTACATCAGAGCACTATCAAACTATTATACACAAACAAACTAGGAAATCCAAACATCTCTATATCAATGCTCATTTCATTGATCATTCGGTATGACAGTGAACGGCTTGTTTTGAATATTTCAGTTCGGACTCACACTTGCAGACATGCATTCTAGTGTATCTCAAATGAGTGAATGCTGACCACACACAGCATGCTACGAATTAGTGGTTTATAATGGTTAAATAATAAGTTGTAGATAGTTTATACTGGAACAACACAAGTTCCACCCAAGAGTATAAAGCTGATATTTCATCCAAGTTAGAAACACAGGTTTAAAAATATCTGCAAGTGAGGTGAAGCATTCGAATTCAACATGCAAGCACTCCAAGTAACCGGTAAAAGTGGATCACATCAGCACACCATGCCGATTTCCACTCTACCTTCTCCTGAAACCTCATTTCTCTCACTTCTGTAAACATCCAGGGGAGGCAGAAGAGGGCAAGAGATTGAAAACAAATGAGATCTTTGAATATTTCAATAACTAGAATTGCTCCCTAAAAGACAGAATTACATGAACTGGATCCCATACAATTTATGGGACAGTTGAATGACTATACTTTTCAGTAAAGCAACTACATTAAATCTTCCTCTATTAGATTACTATACCACCCTTCACTATTAGTATACCACACAACAGAGGAGGGCAAACCACAGGCTGGCAGGACACTTTAAATCTTAACCACGAGGCAGttttgaaatgtattaaattcaACCACATTTTAGTTTTTGGAGGATGTCAAAAACTGCAAATTTGATGCAATTCAAACAAAACCCAATAGATGGCGCTCGCCTGCAATGCTTGCTTgacatgaagaaagaaaaatgagAGTGACAAAAAGAAAATTGGCCTCTGTCTGAATATTACATGTAATGAAAAAATAGACAGGAAATAAGCAAATTTAGTATCTGACACAATGCCCTGTCTGATCTGCCCAAAAATAATGCCATTTAAACAGACCAAAATCTACTTTGAAAAGATGGTACGATGAACCAGAATTTACTGCACGTATACATGTAGCACAGTACTCACTGTGCAATGCCTCCATTTGTCATGCACACAGTGTGGCATCCTTattgaatataaaaaaaacttgccATGGTCCTCCAGTCAAAAAGTTTGCCCACCTCTGCCATTCAAGCACACCACTTACTATTTGTAAGATTAAAGTGAGGAACCTAATAAATTACTTCCAACCAAACCATATATGTAGTACACCACAACATAATGGTCAATTGTATTAGACATCAACACTGCTGCTAGATATGTGGAGTTAACTTTGATCACTCCAGACTCTCCTTCAACAGCAGTTAGTCTACTTCTGAAATAATTTACCTTCTACAATCCAGATGTACATTTGATAAAAAGGAAAGATGACAAGTTACATAAAAACTTGGCATTGTGCAACACAAAGACCATGATGGGCAAACAAAATAACATTGGGGCAAACTACAAATGAGAATTTAAATGTGTGCAGAAATTAAGGTGTAACAAACATTACCTTCTTGCCAGCAGCACCAACAGAGGCTTTCTTGGTTCCTCTAACTTTCTTCATTCTGTTCTTGCGTTCTTTGCGCTGTTTTCTGGATGTCTTTTTCTTCTCATAAAGACCATGCTGAGAAAACAACAAATGATGTCAAATTAAGGCACTGATAACTTGACTACTAGTCAATGACAAAAGTTTCAGGTGATTCTCCAACCCTTCAGCATCAAAGCATCAGTCAGTGGCTTACCCTTTGCAGCCTGTATTTGGGCTCATTTTTCTTGGCGAAGTCCAACGAGTCGTAAACCATGGCGAAACCTGTCGTCTTGCCACCACCAAACTGAGT
It encodes the following:
- the rps24 gene encoding small ribosomal subunit protein eS24 isoform X1; this translates as MNDTVTVRTRKFMTNRLLQRKQMVVDVLHPGKATVPKTEIREKLAKMYKTTPDVVFVFGFKTQFGGGKTTGFAMVYDSLDFAKKNEPKYRLQRHGLYEKKKTSRKQRKERKNRMKKVRGTKKASVGAAGKKK
- the rps24 gene encoding small ribosomal subunit protein eS24 isoform X2, whose protein sequence is MNDTVTVRTRKFMTNRLLQRKQMVVDVLHPGKATVPKTEIREKLAKMYKTTPDVVFVFGFKTQFGGGKTTGFAMVYDSLDFAKKNEPKYRLQRHGLYEKKKTSRKQRKERKNRMKKVRGTKKASVGAAGKK